From the genome of Phycisphaerae bacterium:
TCGTTGATGAATGCCCTTACGGACGCCGGCGTCGTGGCTGCCGATCGTCTCTTCGCCACGCTCGACACCAAAACACGCCGGTGGAAACTCGGTGGCGGCGACGAGGTTCTGCTCAGCGACACCGTCGGCTTTATTCGACGCCTGCCGCATCACCTTGTGGCTTCTTTTCGCGCGACGCTTGAGGAGGCAATCAATGCCGATCTGCTGCTTCACGTGGTCGACGCCTCGTCGCCTTCGGCGTGGGAACAGTGCCAGGCGGTAACAAGGGTATTGGAGGATCTGGGGTGTTCAGGCAACCGCACCCTGGTATTGCTCAATAAGATTGACGTGCTTTGGGATGACAGCAATCTGCGCGTGCTCCAGCAGAAGTTGCCGGGGGCACTGCCGATCTCAGCGCACAGCGGCGCTGGTCTTCATACACTCACCGAGACGGTCCGCGCGATGATGACCGGACCTCCGCAACGAGTCACCGTCCGGTTGCCGGCGACCGACGGTCGGGCGATCGCGTTTGTTGAAAAGCACTCACAGGTTCTCGATCGACGTTACGACACTCAGACGGTGGAGATGGACGTTCTGGTCGGCAGCCTGATCCTGAATCGTCTGCAGATCAACTTCCCAACGACGAGCATTCTGCGTTGCGCCTGACGTGTGAAGTCATTTGTCCGGGGACATCCGGTCGAAGAGCCGCAACTCGCGAAAGGAGTCTTCTGGTATGTTCTGTCCAGCTTGCCGCAAGTTGGAGTGAACGTTTCAGGGGCAGCCTTGCAAGCGAAGTGGTGGCCGATAAAGCGCCGGTTGCAGTCATTGGCATAAAAAGGTCAATTTCTGGATTGGCGACACCTCGTTGGGAGGGTTTTCGGCGATCGCTTGCCGAGGAGTATTGAACGTCCGATATTGTGCGCTGTAAGCCTTTGCGAAGAAATGCTTTACAATTCCTGGCGTTCAGGTTGCTGAACTACAAGCTAATCCGAAAAAAACTTTCAGGAGCCGTTTTTTCTCTTGATGCCGATGGGGCGGGGCGGTAGAATACGTTGCATGTGGAGGACGTGCGCGATCGTCCGGCGCCAGTCGGTACATCGTGCACAGGCGGGAGAGAGAGAAAATTCCTTCTAGGGAAATCCCGCCGAACAAGATGGAGCGAGAGAGAGGGCTCGTTTTCGTTCGTATTTGATGAAGGCTCAGTACGAAATTCGAAACTCGAGCGTGTTGGGAGAGACAGCTCTTTTTGGGAAAGGGAGAGTGAGAGATGAGAGGAAGCCTACGCACGTCGAAGGCGTTGCTGGGAGTCTCGGCCGTCTGTGTATTTCTGGCCGTTGCACCCGCACAAGCTGTGTTACTTTCTGATTTGGTCAGCGGTGCCGTGCCAAGCATCGTCATCGGTGACAAAGAGTTCACCAACTTCAGCGTGACGATTACAGGCATCGGGCCGTATACGGCCGACCCCTCTAATATTGATGTCACCGGCGTGATGAGCATGTCCGGCGATTACGGCCTGAAGTTCACGAGCGCGAATCCGGCAACGGCGATGATCTGGGCCGATCCCGTCGGCGGCTTCGTTGACGTACTGGTGGGCTTCGATGCAATCGCTACCGGCCCGTTTACGATCATAGGTGCTAATCTTTCGTTTGTTGGCACTGCCCCTGCCGATGGTCTGGTTCAAATCGTCGAGACGGTCCAAGGTGACGATGGTCAACTGACTCTGTTGCTGGTGAGCTCGCTGGGCGCCAGTTCGGCCACGGCTATTCTTCCGAAACCGGAGGGATACGAGATGGTTCATGTGGTAAAGGATATTGCCGTGGTTGCTGGTGGGACCACACGAGCGTCGTTGGACGAGTTCACTCAGTTCTTCATCCAGATTCCGGAGCCGGCGACGATCTCGTTGCTGCTATTGGGCGGGCTCGCGCTGTTCGGCCGCACTCTGGCAAGCAAGCGCGGTCTGTTGATCCTCGCCATGGCATTGGGGCTTGGCGGCATGCTCGCACAGCCCGGCACTGCTTCGGCGGTCATGCTGTCCACACTTACCGCCAACCCCGCGAACGCCGTGACCTACGGCGACCTGAAATTCGACAATTTCCAGTTCAGTGCGGCGGGAAGCGGGAAATGGATTGCTGACGAGGATGCCATCGACGTCCAGGGCTTCACCACGCCCAGCGGCAGCGAGGATGGCCTGCGTTTTGCCGGCCTGATCGCCGCGCTGTCGAATGTCACCCCGGGCTCCCAGGTAACCGTCACGATTTCGTACGACGTGGCGCTCACCACCCCGGGGCTCGTATTCCACGACGTGACCATGTCCTTTAACGGGGCTCCAACTGCGTGGGACGGCTCGGCCGAGGTGAGCAAGACGATCGAAGGGATCGGCGAGGTGGCCAAGGTTTACAATCGGCCAGCTGACCCGGACCCGATCAAGCTGATCGATCATCAGATCATCGGCACAGGTAACTATCCCGGTCCGCTGCACGTTGTTGATACGATCGTCGTGAAAGGCGGTCGCGATGGTGCGGCGATGATTTCCTACATTAACCAGACGTTTTCTCTGATTCCCGAGCCTGCCATGTTCATTCTGACCATGCTCGGATTGCCGCTGGTTGTTGGCCGGAGGCGGAAACGGTAGGCACAGACCCTCGCGGCGGGTCCCAAGAGACTCTCTCGACATGATGAGCGGCCGACCGCTATGGTCGGCCGCTCTTTTTCATTCATCCTTCTGCTTGACGGAATTCCTTTTCGCCGTCAGATTGATTGCAGCGGGAACCGGACTGTTTTCCAGGATTCGACCTTCATTCGTAAGGGCGGCGTTGCGAGAGTTGGTCGGTCTGGAGGGCGACCGCCGCGTTTTTCCTGGAACGTACCGATACAAGAAAGGACGACGACCCCGTTATGAATAGCGACTGCGCCATCGGCGTAGATCTTGGAGGCCAGAGCGTCAAACTCGCGCTGGTCGATGGACGCGGCATGGTCCGGCTTAGACGGCAGCAGCCGATGGACACCGCGAAGTCGGCAGACCAGATCGGCAGACTTATCCTGGACCAGATCCGGATTCTTCGTCGTGAGGGCCAATTGGACGGCCTTTCGCCCTCAGCGGTCGGCATTGTTATGCCGGGCTATATGGACCGTCAGAGAACCCGGCTGCTTTTCGCCGCGAACCTGCCCACCCTCAGCGGTTCGAGCCTGCTGGCCGACTTGCGGGCCGGGCTGGACTTGCCGGTGACCTTCGACGCCGACTCGAACGGCGCGGCGTTCGGCGAGTACCGTTTCGGGGCCGGGCGGGGGGTGAACCGGCTCACCGTCGTGGCCGTCGGCACAGGCATCGGGGCGGGCGTTGTGGCCGATGGCCAGATTGTCCGGGTCCGGCACCACATTGGCGGGAGCCTGGGGCACATCATTGTCGACCCACGAGGGTTAAGATGTGCTTGCGGCGGTCGGGGTTGCGTCGAGACGGTTGCCTCCGGCCGAGCCCTCGAACGTGAGGCTTTGCAGGCCGCCCAATCCGAACCTCGTTCTCTGCTGGCAACCCTGCTGGCCCAGCGGGGCAGCCTCACAGGCCAAGAGGTCGGCGAGGCCCTGGCCTGCGGCGATTCGGCGGCCTTGCGGATCGTCCGCGAGTGCGGGTGGTGGTTGGGGGTGGCCTTGGCAAGCTGGGCGGTGGTTCATGCTCCCCAGAAGGTCCTGATCGGGGGCGGGATAGCCCAACTCGGGCAACCTTTCATACAGGCAATCCACGACGGATTACAGGAAGTCGGACAGCCGACACTGGTTAGGGACACAGCAGTCGAATTGGCCGGTCTGGGTTCGGATGCCGGCGTAGTTGGAGCAGCGGGGCTGGCCTTGGCAGATCTGGCTGAGACGCGGCCGGCCTCCGGCTGAGGTCAGGTTGATCGAATCGAC
Proteins encoded in this window:
- a CDS encoding ROK family protein is translated as MNSDCAIGVDLGGQSVKLALVDGRGMVRLRRQQPMDTAKSADQIGRLILDQIRILRREGQLDGLSPSAVGIVMPGYMDRQRTRLLFAANLPTLSGSSLLADLRAGLDLPVTFDADSNGAAFGEYRFGAGRGVNRLTVVAVGTGIGAGVVADGQIVRVRHHIGGSLGHIIVDPRGLRCACGGRGCVETVASGRALEREALQAAQSEPRSLLATLLAQRGSLTGQEVGEALACGDSAALRIVRECGWWLGVALASWAVVHAPQKVLIGGGIAQLGQPFIQAIHDGLQEVGQPTLVRDTAVELAGLGSDAGVVGAAGLALADLAETRPASG